The proteins below are encoded in one region of Xenopus laevis strain J_2021 chromosome 8L, Xenopus_laevis_v10.1, whole genome shotgun sequence:
- the dpm3.L gene encoding dolichol-phosphate mannosyltransferase subunit 3, with amino-acid sequence MTKLAQWLVALSLLGAAWVSLNFNLLGLDLPLPLQQVIWPLPVYVLVTFGCFSLATVGYRLATFNDCEEAARELHQQISEAHRDLTLKGLRL; translated from the coding sequence ATGACTAAACTGGCCCAGTGGCTCGTGGCTCTGAGTCTCCTGGGAGCCGCTTGGGTCTCCCTCAACTTCAACCTCCTGGGCCTGGACCTGCCGCTGCCCCTCCAGCAAGTCATTTGGCCACTGCCCGTGTATGTGCTGGTCACATTCGGCTGCTTCTCTTTGGCTACTGTCGGCTACAGACTGGCAACCTTCAATGACTGTGAGGAGGCCGCCCGGGAACTGCACCAGCAAATCAGTGAGGCCCACAGAGACTTGACCCTGAAAGGCCTGAGACTGTGA